In Streptomyces violaceusniger Tu 4113, one DNA window encodes the following:
- the pta gene encoding phosphate acetyltransferase, whose protein sequence is MTRSVYVTGVERGDGRQVVELGVMELLTRHVDRVGVFRPLVHDDPDRLFDLLRARYRLGQSPESVFGMTYHEAATLQAERGADELVSQLVGRFHEVADAYDYVLVLGSDYAATSLPDELGLNARLANEFGASVITVVGGQRQTAESAGAEAHNAYRAYEAQGCDVVAVVVNRVVPGDREALAERLAAKLPVPSYVLPEDPSLSAPTVSQIVRTLGAEVLLGDDTGLSRDVRDFVFGGAMLPSFLPALTEGCLVVTPGDRADLIVGALAAHSAGAPPIAGVLLTLDERPGPDILALASRLAPGTPVVSVAGGSFPTAAELFAIEGKLTASAPRKAETALGLFERHVDTAALTERISVGRSGRVTPMMFERELIERSRSRRRRVVLPEGAEERVLRAADVLLRRDVCDLTLLGEEGAIRKRAAELGIQLAEARIVDPQTSPLRERFAEGYAKLRAHKGVSYELAYDVVADVSYFGTLMVQEGLADGMVSGAVHSTAATIRPAFEIIKTAPGAEIVSSVFFMCLADRVLVYGDCAVNPDPDAEQLADIAIQSATTAARFGVEPRIAMLSYSTGTSGSGADVDKVRKATALVRERRPDLLVEGPIQYDAAVDAAVAATKLPDSEVAGNATVLIFPDLNTGNNTYKAVQRSAGAVAVGPVLQGLRKPVNDLSRGALVQDIVNTVSITAIQAQSPASPASPTSPASPTEKAQSA, encoded by the coding sequence GTGACACGCAGCGTGTACGTGACCGGAGTCGAGCGTGGCGACGGACGCCAGGTCGTGGAGCTGGGGGTGATGGAGCTCCTGACCCGTCATGTGGACCGGGTCGGCGTCTTCCGCCCCCTGGTGCACGACGACCCCGATCGCCTCTTCGACCTGCTGCGGGCGCGCTACCGGCTCGGCCAGTCGCCGGAGTCGGTCTTCGGCATGACGTATCACGAGGCGGCCACGCTCCAGGCCGAGCGGGGCGCCGACGAACTGGTCTCGCAGCTCGTCGGCCGCTTCCACGAGGTCGCCGACGCGTATGACTACGTCCTGGTGCTGGGCAGCGACTACGCGGCCACCAGCCTCCCCGACGAACTGGGGCTGAACGCACGGCTCGCCAATGAGTTCGGCGCCTCGGTGATCACGGTCGTCGGCGGGCAGCGGCAGACCGCCGAATCGGCCGGCGCCGAGGCCCACAACGCCTACCGCGCGTACGAGGCGCAAGGCTGCGATGTGGTCGCGGTGGTCGTCAACCGGGTGGTGCCCGGGGACCGCGAGGCCCTCGCCGAGCGGCTGGCCGCCAAGCTGCCGGTCCCCAGCTATGTGCTGCCCGAGGACCCGTCGCTGTCGGCGCCCACCGTCTCCCAGATCGTCCGCACCCTGGGCGCGGAGGTGCTGCTCGGCGATGACACCGGGCTCTCCCGGGATGTGCGGGACTTCGTCTTCGGCGGCGCGATGCTGCCGAGCTTCCTGCCCGCGCTGACCGAGGGCTGTCTGGTGGTGACGCCCGGGGACCGCGCGGACCTGATCGTGGGCGCGCTCGCCGCGCACAGCGCCGGCGCCCCGCCGATCGCCGGGGTGCTGCTCACCCTGGACGAGCGGCCGGGCCCGGACATCCTGGCGCTGGCCTCGCGGCTGGCCCCGGGGACCCCGGTGGTGTCGGTGGCGGGCGGGTCCTTCCCGACGGCGGCCGAGCTGTTCGCCATCGAGGGCAAGCTCACGGCGAGCGCGCCGCGCAAGGCGGAGACCGCGCTCGGCCTCTTCGAGCGGCATGTGGACACCGCCGCGCTGACCGAGCGCATCTCGGTGGGCCGCTCCGGCCGGGTCACCCCGATGATGTTCGAGCGCGAGCTGATCGAGCGGTCCCGATCCCGTCGCCGCCGGGTGGTGCTGCCCGAGGGCGCGGAGGAGCGGGTGCTGCGCGCCGCCGACGTACTGCTCCGCCGCGATGTGTGCGATCTCACACTGCTGGGCGAGGAGGGCGCGATCCGCAAGCGCGCCGCCGAGCTCGGCATCCAGCTCGCCGAGGCGCGGATCGTCGATCCGCAGACCTCCCCGCTGCGCGAGCGCTTCGCCGAGGGGTACGCGAAGCTGCGCGCCCACAAGGGCGTCTCCTACGAGCTGGCGTACGACGTGGTGGCCGACGTCTCCTACTTCGGCACCCTGATGGTCCAGGAGGGCCTGGCCGACGGCATGGTCTCGGGCGCCGTGCACTCCACCGCCGCCACCATCCGGCCCGCCTTCGAGATCATCAAGACCGCGCCGGGCGCCGAGATCGTCTCCTCGGTCTTCTTCATGTGCCTGGCCGACCGGGTGCTGGTGTACGGCGACTGCGCGGTCAACCCCGACCCGGACGCCGAGCAGCTCGCGGACATCGCCATCCAGTCGGCGACGACGGCCGCCCGGTTCGGGGTGGAGCCGAGGATCGCGATGCTGTCGTACTCCACCGGCACCTCGGGCTCCGGCGCGGATGTGGACAAGGTCCGCAAGGCGACCGCGCTGGTCCGCGAACGCCGCCCCGATCTGCTGGTCGAGGGTCCGATCCAGTACGACGCGGCGGTGGACGCCGCGGTCGCGGCGACCAAGCTGCCCGACTCCGAGGTGGCGGGCAACGCCACTGTGCTGATCTTCCCGGACCTGAACACCGGCAACAACACCTACAAGGCCGTGCAGCGCTCGGCGGGCGCCGTCGCGGTCGGCCCGGTGCTGCAGGGTCTGCGCAAGCCGGTGAACGACCTGTCCCGCGGGGCACTCGTCCAGGACATCGTCAACACCGTCTCGATCACCGCCATCCAGGCCCAGTCCCCGGCGTCCCCCGCGTCGCCGACCTCCCCGGCGTCCCCCACAGAGAAGGCGCAGTCCGCGTGA
- a CDS encoding methyltransferase domain-containing protein: protein MTDAMTSADASIFETTRPASADYLIRFAASDAGRGYKERMLDALDLRAGLTVLDAGCGPGADLPALAEAVAPGGTVIGVDRDQEMLDAAAARTAAHPCVELRPGDIHALPLDDAAVDRARTDRVLQWVDDPARALAEFRRVLRPGGRLVMGEPDWDTLAVDHPHPSLSRAYTRHITEQVIRNAAIGRQLARLATDAGFRVPEVIPVTQVFRDVRAADRVFGFERTTRRAIEAGYLSEYQAAVWLHHLAHRPFFASATLYVVVAEA, encoded by the coding sequence TTGACTGACGCCATGACCTCTGCCGATGCGTCCATCTTCGAGACCACCAGGCCCGCGTCCGCCGACTACCTCATCCGGTTCGCCGCGAGCGACGCCGGGCGCGGCTACAAAGAGCGGATGCTGGACGCGCTCGATCTCCGGGCCGGGCTGACCGTTCTGGACGCGGGCTGCGGCCCCGGCGCCGATCTTCCCGCCCTCGCGGAGGCGGTCGCCCCCGGCGGTACGGTCATCGGGGTCGACCGCGACCAGGAGATGCTGGACGCGGCGGCGGCGCGCACCGCCGCGCATCCGTGCGTCGAGCTGAGGCCGGGCGATATCCACGCCCTTCCCCTGGACGACGCCGCGGTGGACCGCGCCCGCACCGACCGGGTGCTGCAGTGGGTGGACGACCCGGCGCGGGCCCTCGCCGAGTTCCGCCGGGTCCTGCGGCCTGGCGGGCGGCTGGTGATGGGCGAGCCCGACTGGGACACCCTCGCCGTCGACCACCCCCACCCGTCGCTCTCCCGCGCCTACACCCGCCATATCACCGAGCAGGTGATCCGCAACGCCGCCATCGGCCGCCAGCTCGCCCGACTCGCCACCGACGCCGGGTTCCGCGTGCCGGAGGTCATTCCGGTCACCCAGGTCTTCCGCGATGTCCGCGCGGCGGACCGGGTCTTCGGATTCGAGCGCACCACCCGCCGTGCCATCGAGGCCGGTTACCTCAGCGAGTACCAGGCGGCCGTCTGGCTGCACCACCTCGCCCACCGCCCGTTCTTCGCCTCGGCGACGCTGTACGTGGTGGTGGCGGAGGCGTAG
- a CDS encoding LCP family protein encodes MSDRLDGWAAANRPSGRAWDISTAETQSIPVQGTPMQGTQGMPAQGTPGVPTKPAPYRRGEETLATPTLTPTPTLTPTPEPDPTPTVRRRAPKEPLSRRRRIIRLAIVTVSALLLASGSAYVWADTQLNREVDLGKSPDRPPPGKGTNYLIVGSDSREGLSEQARKNLRTGSAEGRRTDSMMVLHTGSNGTTMMSLPRDSWVTIPGFLRPDTGKTFAPSQNKLNAAYSMGGPDLLVSTIERNTGLRIDHYAEIGFSGFVDVVDAVGGVRMCVDRDIKDPKSGLDLQKGCHTLDGAKALAFVRQRKQEAKGDLGRTQNQQKFLAALADKAATPGVLANPFAAFPTVRAGLDTLIVDKDMGLRNLMSLFEAMKGVTSGNGRQLNVPVANPNLRTSKGSAVQWNVTQARRLFDQLRNDQPVDIAPPTP; translated from the coding sequence ATGAGCGATCGGTTGGACGGGTGGGCCGCCGCGAACCGGCCGTCGGGGCGGGCCTGGGACATCTCCACGGCGGAGACGCAGAGCATCCCCGTGCAGGGGACCCCCATGCAGGGGACCCAGGGCATGCCCGCGCAGGGAACGCCAGGCGTCCCGACGAAACCCGCCCCGTACCGCAGGGGCGAGGAGACCCTGGCCACCCCCACACTCACCCCCACCCCCACCCTCACCCCCACACCCGAACCGGACCCCACCCCCACCGTCCGGCGCCGCGCCCCCAAGGAGCCCCTCAGCCGGCGCCGCCGGATCATCCGGCTGGCCATCGTGACCGTCTCCGCGCTGCTCCTCGCCTCCGGCAGCGCCTACGTCTGGGCCGACACCCAGCTCAACCGCGAGGTCGACCTCGGCAAATCACCGGACCGCCCACCGCCCGGCAAGGGCACCAACTACCTCATCGTGGGCTCCGACAGCCGGGAGGGCCTCTCCGAGCAGGCCAGGAAGAACCTGCGCACCGGCTCGGCCGAGGGCCGCCGCACCGACTCGATGATGGTGCTGCACACCGGGTCCAACGGCACCACGATGATGAGCCTGCCGCGCGACTCCTGGGTGACCATCCCGGGGTTCCTCCGCCCCGACACCGGCAAGACCTTCGCCCCGTCCCAGAACAAGCTGAACGCCGCGTACTCGATGGGCGGCCCCGACCTCCTCGTCTCGACCATCGAGCGCAACACGGGGCTGCGCATCGACCACTACGCGGAGATCGGCTTCTCCGGCTTCGTGGACGTCGTGGACGCGGTCGGCGGCGTACGGATGTGCGTGGACCGCGACATCAAGGACCCCAAGTCCGGACTGGACCTGCAAAAGGGCTGCCACACCCTCGACGGCGCGAAGGCGCTCGCCTTCGTCCGCCAGCGCAAGCAGGAGGCCAAGGGCGACCTGGGCCGCACCCAGAACCAGCAGAAGTTCCTGGCCGCCCTCGCCGACAAGGCCGCCACACCGGGCGTCCTGGCCAACCCGTTCGCGGCCTTCCCGACCGTACGCGCGGGCCTGGACACGCTCATCGTCGACAAGGACATGGGCCTGCGGAACCTGATGTCCCTGTTCGAGGCGATGAAGGGCGTCACCTCGGGCAACGGCAGGCAGCTCAACGTCCCGGTGGCCAACCCCAACCTCCGGACCTCCAAGGGCAGCGCCGTGCAGTGGAACGTGACGCAGGCGAGGCGCCTCTTCGACCAGTTGCGGAACGACCAGCCGGTGGACATCGCCCCGCCGACGCCGTAA
- a CDS encoding carbohydrate ABC transporter permease, whose protein sequence is MSTLSARPARPWSGSAASRPRPRWSPSRRRRLAADAALLLIAAAFLLPLAWLVLASIDSDATLRVSAPGSPTLDNFSAVWTDEITFTPMLNSLLLCGGATILTVACAALAAYPLSRFRSRVVRPYLLTVLFTTCLPITAIMVPVYGLFVQVDLIDTMSGTALFLAASQLPFAIWLMKNFMDGVPVILEEAAWTDGASWLQSLTRVILPLMGPGITVVMIYSFIMMWGNFFVPFMLLLSPEQLPASVSIFTFFGNYGQVVYGQLAAFSILYSTPVLLLYILISRRLGGGFALGGAVKG, encoded by the coding sequence TTGTCCACGCTCTCCGCCCGCCCCGCCCGCCCATGGTCCGGCTCCGCCGCATCCCGCCCGCGCCCCCGCTGGTCCCCGAGCCGACGCCGTCGACTGGCCGCCGACGCCGCGCTGCTGCTCATCGCGGCCGCGTTTCTGCTCCCGCTCGCCTGGCTGGTCCTGGCCTCCATCGACAGCGACGCCACCCTGCGGGTCTCGGCGCCCGGCTCGCCCACACTGGACAACTTCTCGGCGGTGTGGACGGACGAGATCACCTTCACGCCGATGCTCAACAGCCTGCTCCTGTGCGGCGGCGCCACCATCCTGACCGTCGCCTGCGCCGCGCTGGCCGCCTATCCCCTCTCCCGCTTCCGCTCCCGCGTCGTACGCCCGTATCTGCTGACGGTGCTCTTCACCACCTGTCTGCCGATCACCGCGATCATGGTTCCGGTCTACGGACTCTTCGTTCAGGTGGACCTCATCGACACCATGTCCGGCACGGCGCTCTTCCTCGCCGCCTCCCAACTCCCCTTCGCCATCTGGCTGATGAAGAACTTCATGGACGGCGTGCCGGTGATCCTGGAAGAGGCCGCCTGGACCGACGGCGCCTCCTGGCTGCAGAGCCTGACCCGGGTCATCCTGCCGCTGATGGGCCCGGGCATCACGGTGGTGATGATCTACAGCTTCATCATGATGTGGGGCAACTTCTTCGTCCCCTTCATGCTGCTGCTCTCCCCCGAACAGCTCCCCGCGTCCGTCTCGATCTTCACCTTCTTCGGCAACTACGGCCAGGTCGTCTACGGCCAGTTGGCCGCCTTCTCGATCCTCTACTCGACGCCTGTGCTGCTGCTCTACATCCTGATCTCCCGCCGCCTGGGCGGCGGCTTCGCCCTGGGCGGCGCCGTCAAGGGATGA
- a CDS encoding glycosyltransferase translates to MFEGNRSKKRQETSHLSRGGRHKRSRDPRAHWLLLLLVLPVMFGLLMFQGWTTHEVDAAKARRPCTSPVPRALADGGPVVQINGDQVRTVGMPAGTVALTYDGGPDPVQTPRLLDLLRRYDARATFFVSGAKAAQYPDLVRRIRAEGHEIGSNTYTGADMGTASPSRSRMELSLTESALAGSVGVQPRLLRLPLTTDVDTLCGDEWQAARRVAEEGYALVAADRSAKKPAQGVVRQFSQTDTAYQETEKLLKDPRAKKFTTVTGGLGVPPVDVPVSNLERWEGKALIWVAAIGRGFVSTMTWVLGIAGALGVLRLLMLVLFARTHVRRLTRFRPGAPWPREVNEPVTVLIPAYNEEAGIEATIRSLLASTHQRLQLVVIDDGSTDRTADIAVSVDDPRVLVVRQPNAGKAAALNTGLAHTRHDIVVMVDADTVFEPDAIHQLIQPLAHPAVGAVSGNTKVGNRRSLLGRWQHLEYVFGFNLDRRMFEVLECMPTVPGAIGAFRRDALMGVGGVSEDTLAEDTDLTMALWRAGWRVVYEETAVAWTEVPTSLRQLWRQRYRWGYGTLQAMWKHRRAVVSLGSVGRFGRRGLSYLTLFQVLLPLLAPVIDLFALYGALFLDPGEAAGVWLGYLAIQMVCAGYALRLDGERMRALWSLPFQLFVYRQLMYLVVIQSVVALLLGTRLRWHRIQRSGTAAQALGEAPAYRSLTSK, encoded by the coding sequence ATGTTTGAGGGCAACCGGTCGAAAAAACGCCAGGAAACCAGCCACTTGTCCCGAGGGGGCCGGCACAAGCGGTCCCGTGACCCGCGCGCGCACTGGCTGCTTCTGCTCCTCGTCCTTCCCGTCATGTTCGGCCTGCTGATGTTCCAGGGCTGGACCACCCATGAGGTCGACGCGGCGAAGGCGCGGCGGCCCTGCACCAGCCCGGTGCCCCGGGCCCTGGCCGACGGGGGGCCGGTGGTGCAGATCAACGGCGATCAGGTGCGGACCGTGGGCATGCCCGCCGGAACGGTCGCGCTCACCTACGACGGCGGGCCCGACCCCGTCCAGACCCCGCGCCTGCTGGACCTGCTGCGCCGGTACGACGCGCGGGCCACGTTCTTCGTCTCCGGCGCCAAGGCGGCGCAGTACCCCGACCTCGTACGCCGGATCCGCGCCGAGGGGCATGAGATCGGGTCGAACACCTACACCGGCGCCGACATGGGCACCGCCTCCCCCAGCCGCTCCCGGATGGAGCTGTCCCTCACCGAGTCGGCGCTGGCGGGCTCCGTGGGGGTCCAGCCGAGGCTGCTGCGGCTGCCGCTGACCACCGATGTGGACACGCTGTGCGGCGACGAGTGGCAGGCGGCGCGGCGGGTCGCCGAGGAGGGGTACGCGCTGGTGGCCGCCGACCGGTCGGCCAAGAAGCCCGCGCAGGGCGTGGTCCGGCAGTTCAGCCAGACGGACACCGCGTATCAGGAGACCGAGAAGCTGCTGAAGGACCCGCGGGCGAAGAAGTTCACCACCGTGACCGGCGGGCTCGGCGTACCCCCGGTCGACGTGCCGGTCTCCAACCTGGAGCGCTGGGAGGGCAAGGCGCTGATCTGGGTCGCGGCCATCGGCCGCGGCTTCGTGTCCACCATGACCTGGGTGCTGGGGATCGCGGGGGCGCTGGGGGTGCTGCGGCTGCTGATGCTCGTGCTGTTCGCCCGTACCCATGTCCGGCGGCTCACCCGCTTCCGGCCCGGCGCGCCCTGGCCGCGCGAGGTGAACGAGCCGGTGACGGTGCTCATCCCCGCGTACAACGAGGAGGCGGGCATCGAGGCCACCATCCGGTCGCTGCTCGCCTCCACCCATCAGCGCCTTCAACTCGTCGTGATCGACGACGGGTCGACGGACCGTACGGCCGATATCGCCGTGAGCGTCGACGACCCCCGGGTACTGGTGGTCCGCCAGCCCAACGCGGGCAAGGCCGCCGCCCTCAACACCGGGCTGGCCCACACCCGGCACGACATCGTCGTGATGGTCGACGCCGACACCGTCTTCGAACCGGACGCCATCCACCAGCTCATCCAGCCCCTCGCCCACCCGGCCGTCGGCGCGGTGAGCGGCAACACCAAGGTCGGCAACCGGCGCAGCCTGCTGGGCCGGTGGCAGCACCTGGAGTACGTCTTCGGCTTCAACCTCGACCGGCGGATGTTCGAGGTGCTGGAGTGCATGCCGACCGTGCCCGGCGCCATCGGGGCCTTCCGGCGGGACGCGCTCATGGGCGTCGGCGGAGTCAGCGAGGACACCCTCGCCGAGGACACCGACCTGACCATGGCGCTGTGGCGGGCGGGCTGGCGGGTCGTCTACGAGGAGACCGCCGTCGCCTGGACCGAGGTACCCACCTCCCTGCGCCAGTTGTGGCGCCAGCGCTACCGCTGGGGGTACGGCACCCTCCAGGCCATGTGGAAGCACCGCCGCGCGGTGGTCTCCCTGGGCTCGGTGGGACGGTTCGGCCGCCGGGGGCTCAGCTATCTCACGCTCTTCCAGGTGCTGCTGCCGCTGCTGGCGCCCGTGATCGACCTGTTCGCCCTGTACGGGGCGCTCTTCCTCGACCCGGGGGAGGCGGCCGGGGTGTGGCTCGGCTATCTCGCGATCCAGATGGTCTGCGCCGGATACGCGCTGCGGCTGGACGGCGAGCGGATGCGGGCACTGTGGTCCCTGCCGTTCCAGCTCTTCGTCTACCGGCAGCTCATGTATCTGGTGGTCATCCAGTCCGTGGTCGCCCTCCTGCTCGGGACGCGGCTGCGATGGCACCGCATCCAGCGCTCGGGGACGGCCGCCCAGGCGCTGGGCGAGGCACCCGCGTACCGGAGCTTGACCTCTAAGTGA
- a CDS encoding ATP-dependent 6-phosphofructokinase, translated as MRIGVLTAGGDCPGLNAVIRSVVHRAVAGHGDEVIGFEDGFKGLLDGRRHKLDLDAVSGILARGGTILGSSRLERARLREACETSKDHARDYGIDVLIPIGGEGTLTAARMLSDAGLPIVGVPKTIDNDISSTDRTFGFDTAVGVATEAMDRLKTTAESHQRVMVVEVMGRHAGWIALESGMAGGAHGICLPERPFEVDGLVKMVEERFARGKKFAVICVAEGAHPAEGSMEYQKGAIDQYGHERFTGIGNRLAAELERRLGKEARPVILGHVQRGGTPTAYDRVLATRFGWHAVEAAHRGDFGMMTALRGTDITMVPIAEAVTELKTVPVDRMDEAESVF; from the coding sequence ATGCGCATCGGAGTTCTCACCGCAGGCGGCGACTGCCCCGGCCTCAACGCTGTGATCCGGTCGGTGGTGCACCGCGCGGTCGCCGGCCATGGCGACGAGGTGATCGGGTTCGAGGACGGCTTCAAGGGCCTCCTCGACGGCCGTCGCCACAAGCTCGACCTCGACGCCGTCAGCGGCATCCTGGCCCGCGGCGGCACCATCCTCGGATCCTCCCGGCTGGAGCGCGCCCGGCTGCGCGAGGCGTGCGAGACCTCGAAGGACCACGCGCGTGACTACGGGATAGATGTGCTGATCCCGATCGGCGGCGAGGGCACCCTCACCGCCGCGCGGATGCTCTCCGACGCCGGGCTGCCGATCGTCGGCGTCCCGAAGACGATCGACAACGACATCTCCTCCACCGACCGCACCTTCGGCTTCGACACCGCCGTCGGCGTCGCCACCGAGGCGATGGACCGGCTGAAGACCACCGCCGAATCGCATCAGCGGGTCATGGTCGTCGAGGTCATGGGGCGCCACGCGGGCTGGATCGCGCTGGAGTCCGGGATGGCCGGCGGCGCCCACGGCATCTGCCTGCCCGAGCGGCCCTTCGAGGTCGACGGGCTGGTGAAGATGGTCGAGGAGCGGTTCGCCCGCGGCAAGAAGTTCGCCGTCATCTGCGTCGCCGAGGGCGCGCACCCGGCCGAGGGCTCCATGGAGTACCAGAAGGGCGCGATCGACCAGTACGGCCATGAGCGGTTCACCGGTATCGGCAACCGCCTCGCGGCCGAGCTGGAGCGGCGCCTGGGCAAGGAGGCCCGCCCGGTCATCCTGGGCCATGTGCAGCGCGGCGGCACGCCCACCGCGTACGACCGCGTGCTGGCCACCCGCTTCGGCTGGCACGCCGTCGAGGCGGCGCACCGCGGCGACTTCGGCATGATGACCGCGCTGCGCGGCACGGACATCACGATGGTGCCGATCGCCGAGGCGGTCACCGAGCTCAAGACCGTTCCGGTCGACCGGATGGACGAGGCCGAGTCGGTCTTCTGA
- a CDS encoding RNA-guided endonuclease InsQ/TnpB family protein encodes MAQQVKRAFKYRFYPTDEQAAELSRTFGCVRLVYNKALEERTRAWYGEQRRISYVQSSAALTEWKKNEELAFLAEVSSVPLQQALRHLQTAFGNFFARRAKYPRYKSRKTSRASAEYTRSAFTWREGRLTLAKTAGPLDIRWSRPLPEGAEPTTATVSRDAAGRWFVSLLVEDTITPAPATSAAVGIDAGVTSLVTLSTGEKIANPRHERRDRKRLGKAQRELSRKAKGSANREKARRKVARVHARIADRRRDFLHKLTTRLVRENQTVVIEDLTVRNLLKNGKLARAISDAAWTDLRMMLEYKCAWYGRELVTVDRWFPSSKLCGACGTVRGKLPLNVREWTCECGAVHDRDVNAARNILAAGLAASACGDGVRPQRESSRTGRSSVKQEPQRATAGIPRP; translated from the coding sequence ATGGCGCAGCAGGTCAAGCGGGCGTTCAAGTACCGCTTTTACCCCACGGACGAGCAGGCAGCCGAGCTGTCCCGCACGTTCGGCTGCGTCCGCCTCGTGTACAACAAGGCGCTGGAGGAGCGCACGCGGGCCTGGTACGGCGAGCAGCGCCGCATCTCCTACGTGCAGTCCTCCGCCGCGCTGACGGAGTGGAAGAAGAACGAGGAACTGGCCTTCCTGGCGGAGGTGTCCTCGGTCCCGCTCCAGCAGGCGCTGCGCCATCTCCAGACGGCGTTCGGGAACTTCTTCGCCAGGCGGGCCAAGTACCCGCGCTACAAGTCGCGGAAGACGTCCCGGGCGTCGGCCGAGTACACCCGCAGTGCCTTCACGTGGCGCGAGGGGCGCCTGACGCTGGCGAAGACGGCCGGGCCGCTGGACATCCGCTGGTCCCGTCCCCTCCCGGAGGGTGCCGAGCCCACGACTGCGACGGTGTCCCGCGACGCCGCCGGGCGCTGGTTCGTCTCCCTGCTCGTCGAGGACACCATCACCCCGGCCCCCGCCACCAGTGCGGCGGTGGGTATCGACGCCGGGGTCACCTCCCTGGTGACCCTGTCCACCGGGGAGAAGATCGCCAACCCCCGGCATGAGCGCCGCGACCGTAAGCGGCTCGGGAAGGCGCAGCGGGAGCTGTCCCGTAAGGCGAAGGGCTCGGCGAACCGGGAGAAGGCACGCCGGAAGGTCGCCCGTGTGCACGCGCGGATCGCTGACCGGCGCCGGGACTTCCTGCACAAGCTGACCACTCGTCTCGTCCGTGAGAACCAAACGGTCGTGATCGAGGACCTCACCGTCCGTAACCTGCTGAAGAACGGCAAGCTTGCGCGCGCCATCTCGGATGCGGCGTGGACGGATCTGCGCATGATGCTGGAGTACAAGTGCGCCTGGTACGGGCGTGAACTCGTGACGGTCGACCGCTGGTTCCCCAGCTCGAAGCTGTGCGGGGCCTGCGGCACGGTCCGCGGGAAGCTGCCGCTGAACGTCCGTGAGTGGACGTGTGAGTGCGGCGCTGTGCATGACCGCGACGTGAACGCGGCACGCAACATCCTGGCCGCCGGGCTGGCGGCCTCTGCCTGTGGAGACGGTGTAAGACCTCAACGGGAGTCCTCCCGGACGGGGCGGTCGTCGGTGAAGCAGGAACCCCAGCGGGCGACCGCTGGAATCCCCCGCCCTTAA